A single window of Streptomyces xanthii DNA harbors:
- a CDS encoding cytochrome P450, with protein MAQVTQAPGGVLPRGFRSAEQGWPRLDRIPHPSRRVPLIGDVVGANVRTPIQDSMRIAAELGPIFRRKGFGKEIVFVWGAGLAAELADESRFAKHVGLGVANLRPLAGDGLFTAYNHEPNWQLAHDVLAPGFSRDAMAGYHPLMLDVAGQLMSAWDASEAAGRSVDVPVDMTKLTLETIARTGFGYDFGSFERDFDQEGPHPFISAMVGALSFAQRRNVVPPLLSVLLRGAERRNAADRAYLNRTVDEVIAARRAAGDGPGDLLDRMLEVAHPETGERLTPENIRRQVITFLVAGHETTSGALSFALHYLAQHPDVLAKARDEVDRVWGDVDVPAYEQVAKLRYLRRVLDESLRLWPTAPAFAREAVTDTTLGGVHPMRRGAWALVLTTMLHRDPAAWGENPEVFDPERFAPQAVRARPGHVFKPFGTGARACIGRQFALHEATLVLGLLLRRYDLAPEPGYRLRIAERLTLMPQDLRLHLTRR; from the coding sequence ATGGCGCAGGTGACTCAGGCGCCCGGCGGTGTGCTGCCGCGGGGTTTTCGCAGTGCCGAGCAGGGCTGGCCGCGCCTGGACCGCATCCCGCACCCCTCGCGCCGGGTGCCGCTGATCGGTGACGTGGTGGGGGCGAACGTCCGCACGCCGATCCAGGACTCGATGCGGATCGCGGCCGAGCTGGGACCCATCTTCCGGCGCAAGGGCTTCGGCAAGGAGATCGTCTTCGTCTGGGGCGCCGGTCTCGCGGCGGAGCTGGCCGACGAGTCCCGGTTCGCCAAGCACGTCGGGCTGGGGGTCGCCAATCTGCGTCCGCTGGCGGGCGACGGCCTGTTCACGGCGTACAACCACGAGCCGAACTGGCAGCTGGCGCACGACGTCCTGGCCCCCGGCTTCAGCCGGGACGCGATGGCCGGGTACCACCCGCTGATGCTCGACGTGGCGGGTCAGCTGATGAGCGCGTGGGACGCGAGCGAGGCGGCGGGCCGCAGCGTGGACGTGCCGGTCGACATGACGAAGCTGACGCTGGAGACGATCGCGCGGACCGGGTTCGGGTACGACTTCGGCTCGTTCGAGCGGGACTTCGACCAGGAGGGCCCGCATCCGTTCATCTCGGCGATGGTGGGCGCCCTGTCGTTCGCCCAGCGGCGCAATGTGGTGCCGCCGCTCCTCTCGGTGCTGCTGCGGGGCGCGGAGCGGCGCAACGCGGCGGACCGCGCCTATCTGAACCGCACGGTCGACGAGGTGATCGCCGCACGCCGCGCGGCCGGCGACGGTCCGGGCGATCTCCTGGACCGGATGCTGGAGGTGGCGCATCCGGAGACCGGTGAGCGGCTCACGCCCGAGAACATCCGCCGGCAGGTGATCACGTTCCTGGTCGCCGGGCACGAGACGACGTCGGGCGCGCTGTCGTTCGCGCTGCACTATCTCGCGCAGCACCCGGACGTCCTCGCGAAGGCGCGGGACGAGGTCGACCGGGTGTGGGGCGACGTGGACGTGCCGGCGTACGAGCAGGTGGCGAAACTGCGGTATCTGCGGCGGGTGCTCGACGAGTCGCTGCGACTGTGGCCCACGGCGCCCGCGTTCGCGCGCGAGGCGGTCACGGACACGACGCTCGGCGGGGTGCACCCGATGCGGCGCGGGGCGTGGGCGCTGGTCCTGACGACGATGCTGCACCGCGATCCGGCGGCGTGGGGCGAGAATCCGGAGGTCTTCGATCCGGAGCGGTTCGCGCCGCAGGCGGTGCGGGCGCGTCCGGGGCACGTGTTCAAGCCGTTCGGCACGGGGGCGCGGGCCTGTATCGGCCGTCAGTTCGCGCTGCACGAGGCGACGTTGGTGCTCGGGCTGCTGCTGCGCCGCTACGACCTGGCGCCCGAGCCGGGCTACCGGCTGCGCATCGCGGAGCGACTGACGCTGATGCCGCAGGACCTGCGCCTGCACCTCACGCGCCGCTGA
- a CDS encoding TetR/AcrR family transcriptional regulator — MATDRGGTGTSGERTARRRLSTEERREQLLGVGARLFAQHPYDDVWIEQVAEIAGVSRGLLYHYFPTKRDFFAAVVRRESERMLRLTAAVPGVPVLDQLGTGLDTFLDYVATHAEGFRAFHRAEAAGDPTVRAVYREGLAAHEAQIRAALAADPQLAGRLPAPDTLGIAVRGWLAFLVAVCLDWLDRPGLPRAQVRDLCARTLLGAIAAG; from the coding sequence ATGGCGACGGACCGAGGGGGAACGGGCACGTCGGGGGAGCGCACGGCGCGCCGCCGGCTCAGCACCGAGGAGCGGCGCGAGCAACTGCTCGGCGTCGGGGCGCGGCTGTTCGCCCAGCACCCGTACGACGACGTGTGGATCGAGCAGGTCGCCGAGATCGCCGGCGTCTCGCGCGGGCTGCTCTACCACTACTTCCCGACGAAACGGGACTTCTTCGCGGCCGTCGTCCGGCGCGAGAGCGAGCGCATGCTGCGGCTGACCGCCGCCGTCCCCGGCGTCCCCGTCCTCGATCAGCTGGGCACCGGTCTCGACACCTTCCTCGACTACGTCGCCACCCACGCCGAGGGATTCCGTGCCTTCCACCGCGCCGAGGCGGCGGGCGACCCGACCGTGCGGGCCGTCTACCGGGAAGGCCTCGCCGCGCACGAGGCGCAGATCAGGGCAGCCCTCGCCGCCGACCCGCAGCTCGCCGGCCGGCTGCCCGCACCCGACACGCTCGGCATCGCCGTCCGCGGCTGGCTCGCGTTCCTCGTCGCCGTCTGCCTGGACTGGCTCGACCGGCCCGGCCTGCCCCGCGCCCAGGTGCGCGACCTGTGCGCGCGGACCCTGCTCGGGGCCATCGCCGCCGGCTGA
- a CDS encoding dienelactone hydrolase family protein encodes MTTVTTRTIAYTADGLTMTGHLALPAGAGRRPGVLVGPEGVGLSDVERRRADALAELGYVALAFDLHGGRYLGDPEEMLARCMPLLADPDRMRAIGHAALDVLRAEPRTDPDRIAAVGYGTGGAVALELGRDGVDLRAIATVNALTTGRPGEAARIRCPVWAGVGSEDPIMPQAQRDAFTAEMRAAGVDWRLVVYGGALHAFHHPTVDHTVRPGVGYHPRHARRAWRDVVDLLTECLPLTE; translated from the coding sequence ATGACGACGGTGACGACGCGCACGATCGCATACACGGCGGACGGCCTGACGATGACCGGGCATCTCGCGCTCCCTGCCGGAGCCGGCCGCCGGCCCGGGGTCCTGGTCGGGCCCGAGGGGGTGGGGCTCAGCGATGTCGAGCGCCGCCGGGCCGATGCGCTCGCCGAACTGGGATACGTGGCGCTGGCCTTCGACCTCCACGGCGGGCGCTATCTGGGCGACCCCGAGGAGATGCTGGCCCGCTGCATGCCGCTGCTCGCAGACCCCGACCGGATGCGGGCCATCGGCCACGCGGCGCTCGACGTGCTGCGCGCCGAGCCGCGGACCGACCCGGACCGGATCGCGGCCGTCGGCTACGGAACCGGGGGCGCCGTCGCGCTGGAACTCGGGCGCGACGGTGTCGACCTGCGCGCTATCGCGACGGTCAACGCGCTGACCACGGGCCGGCCGGGTGAGGCGGCGCGCATTCGCTGCCCGGTGTGGGCGGGGGTCGGGTCGGAGGACCCGATCATGCCGCAGGCACAACGGGACGCGTTCACCGCCGAGATGCGGGCCGCGGGCGTCGACTGGCGGCTCGTCGTCTACGGCGGCGCCCTGCACGCCTTCCACCACCCGACGGTCGACCACACCGTGCGCCCCGGCGTCGGCTACCACCCGCGGCACGCGCGACGGGCCTGGCGGGACGTCGTCGACCTGCTCACCGAATGCCTGCCCTTGACGGAGTGA
- a CDS encoding TetR/AcrR family transcriptional regulator has translation MAGRPRGVDDAVILRAAADVIGRVGPVGLTLAAVAREVGLVPGTLVQRFGSKRGLLLALAEQSAQDADALPAHVRATHASALEALTALVVEPMAAMATPETYANHLAFLCIDLTDPEFRAHALTIHVARGRAVGELLTEALASGELRAGTDVTALAGTVQAIVSGAGLNWALDRRGTLGQRLRQELAHVLDPHRPPRDDHDPEEP, from the coding sequence ATGGCGGGACGTCCTCGCGGGGTCGACGACGCGGTGATCCTCCGGGCGGCCGCCGACGTGATCGGCCGGGTCGGCCCGGTGGGGCTGACGCTGGCCGCCGTGGCGCGCGAGGTGGGACTGGTCCCCGGCACCCTCGTGCAGCGCTTCGGCTCCAAGCGCGGACTGCTCCTCGCGCTCGCCGAGCAGTCCGCGCAGGACGCCGACGCGCTGCCCGCGCACGTACGCGCCACGCACGCGTCGGCGCTGGAGGCGCTCACGGCGCTGGTCGTGGAGCCGATGGCCGCGATGGCCACACCCGAGACCTACGCCAACCACCTCGCGTTCCTGTGCATCGACCTCACCGACCCGGAGTTCCGCGCGCACGCCTTGACCATCCACGTCGCCCGGGGCCGCGCCGTCGGGGAACTGCTCACCGAGGCCCTCGCGAGCGGCGAACTCCGGGCCGGGACGGACGTCACCGCCCTCGCCGGCACCGTCCAGGCGATCGTCTCCGGCGCGGGCCTGAACTGGGCACTCGACCGCCGAGGCACCCTCGGACAGCGCCTCCGGCAGGAGCTCGCCCACGTGCTGGACCCTCATCGCCCACCCCGCGACGACCACGACCCGGAGGAACCATGA
- a CDS encoding SDR family oxidoreductase produces MTRNARPLTGKVALVAGGTRGGGRGIAVELGAAGATVYVTGRSSAAGRSDLNRPETIEETAAMVTAAGGLGVPVRTDHSRPDEVRALVERIAAEQDGRLDVLVNSVWGGDPLTDWTHPLWEQDLDTGLRLLRQAVETHVITSRFALPLMVARRSGLVVEVTDGNTARYRGSFFYDLAKSAVIRLAVAQAAELEEHGVAAVAVTPGFLRSEAMLEGFGVTEANWRDGAAKDPNFAASETPAYLGRAVAALAADPDVMARTGQALATWGLYKEYGFTDADGTQPDWPAHWADALEEEHGPLGDPL; encoded by the coding sequence ATGACGAGGAACGCACGGCCGCTGACCGGCAAGGTCGCCCTGGTCGCCGGCGGCACCCGAGGCGGCGGCCGGGGCATCGCCGTCGAACTCGGGGCCGCCGGTGCGACGGTGTACGTCACCGGCCGCAGCAGCGCCGCCGGACGCTCGGACCTGAACCGCCCCGAGACCATCGAGGAGACCGCGGCCATGGTCACCGCCGCCGGCGGCCTCGGCGTCCCCGTCCGCACCGACCACAGCCGCCCGGACGAGGTCCGCGCCCTGGTCGAGCGCATCGCGGCCGAACAGGACGGGCGGCTCGACGTCCTCGTCAACTCCGTATGGGGCGGGGACCCCTTGACCGACTGGACGCATCCGCTGTGGGAGCAGGACCTCGACACCGGACTCCGGTTGCTGCGGCAGGCGGTCGAGACCCACGTGATCACCAGCCGGTTCGCCCTCCCGCTGATGGTCGCCCGCCGCAGTGGCCTGGTGGTGGAGGTCACCGACGGCAACACCGCCCGCTACCGGGGCTCGTTCTTCTACGACCTCGCCAAGTCGGCCGTCATCCGGCTCGCGGTGGCCCAGGCCGCCGAACTCGAGGAGCACGGCGTCGCGGCCGTGGCCGTCACACCCGGCTTCCTGCGTTCCGAGGCCATGCTGGAGGGCTTCGGCGTCACCGAGGCCAACTGGCGGGACGGCGCGGCCAAGGACCCGAACTTCGCCGCCTCCGAGACCCCGGCCTACCTGGGACGCGCGGTCGCGGCACTGGCCGCCGACCCCGACGTCATGGCCAGGACCGGGCAGGCCCTGGCCACATGGGGCCTGTACAAGGAGTACGGGTTCACCGACGCCGACGGTACGCAACCGGACTGGCCCGCGCACTGGGCCGACGCCCTGGAAGAGGAGCACGGGCCGCTCGGGGACCCGCTGTGA
- a CDS encoding arylamine N-acetyltransferase family protein has product MEDQLAPGRADAYLRRIGAERPAAPTAQALRALQYAHLRTVPFENLSVHLGEDVSLDPGALFAKVVDRRRGGFCYELNGAFATLLDALGFEVALLQARVARESGGFGIPYDHLALRVRTAEGTDWLADVGFGALSHFPLRFDERGDQPDPGGVFRVEEAAGGDLLLRCDGVAQYLLDLRPRALADFEVGAWYHRTSPASRFTRSLVCSLLTEEGRITLTGRTLKTTSGEGRSEEVLPSDAAVLDAYARHFGIALDRVPPEPVPSGD; this is encoded by the coding sequence ATGGAAGATCAGCTGGCTCCGGGCCGTGCCGACGCCTATCTGCGCCGCATCGGGGCCGAGCGCCCCGCCGCGCCCACCGCGCAGGCCCTGCGCGCGCTGCAGTACGCGCATCTGCGCACGGTGCCGTTCGAGAACCTGTCGGTGCATCTGGGCGAGGACGTGTCGCTCGATCCCGGGGCCCTGTTCGCCAAGGTCGTCGACCGGCGGCGCGGCGGCTTCTGCTACGAACTGAACGGGGCGTTCGCGACGCTGCTCGACGCGCTCGGCTTCGAGGTGGCGCTGCTGCAGGCACGGGTGGCGCGCGAGAGCGGGGGCTTCGGCATCCCCTACGACCACCTCGCGTTGCGGGTGCGGACCGCCGAGGGGACGGACTGGCTGGCCGACGTCGGGTTCGGCGCGCTCAGCCATTTCCCGCTGCGTTTCGACGAGCGCGGGGACCAGCCGGACCCGGGCGGGGTCTTCCGTGTCGAGGAGGCCGCCGGGGGCGATCTGCTGCTGCGCTGCGACGGGGTGGCGCAGTATCTGCTCGACCTGCGGCCCCGGGCGCTGGCGGACTTCGAGGTGGGGGCCTGGTACCACCGGACCTCGCCCGCCTCGCGGTTCACCCGCTCCCTGGTCTGCTCGCTGCTCACCGAGGAGGGCCGCATCACGCTCACCGGCCGCACGCTCAAGACCACTTCGGGCGAGGGCCGCAGCGAGGAGGTGCTGCCGTCCGACGCCGCGGTGCTCGACGCGTACGCCCGGCACTTCGGTATCGCGCTCGACCGGGTCCCGCCCGAACCGGTGCCGTCGGGGGACTGA
- a CDS encoding DUF2264 domain-containing protein, whose amino-acid sequence MTIPFELPQEDRKLSPVTGYTRAHWEAVADGLLGAAWRWATPRGALLDLPGAPSVSGVRSDGLEGYARTLLAAAFRVAGADGKDPHGWLDRYAEGLAAGTATPGRDDAESWPLILDHHVQGQPMVESASVALGLTLTRRWLWDRLDDGVRERTESWLRGALTHTPAPNNWYLFPFTVASFLEAVGRGDAATARARERALGLMETWYRGDGWYADGDGRSFDHYNGWALHLYPMLHAHLSGDAELLARFGPRLREHLEGFSLLFAGDGAPVHFGRSLTYRFAATAAVGVGALTGHTPLSPGASRRLASGSLRYFLDRGAVTDQGLLSLGWHGPHAATLQNYSGPASPYWASKGFVALLAPEDHPLWTATEEAAPSEGPDRVLALPAPGLLVQSTGADGIVRLHNHGSDQIPPHAGEAASQEDAHYSRHAYSTHTGPTSLTNVPDNHLAVEVGGARSVRRRILPLGAGHGDGWGWAASWHRPVFPSGAPMVPGLRVESVTVARGRHELRVHRVVGAPPGAHVSLTGWATDALASELTGLHGWAERDAVRAPQGTAYEPWVRVPRLTAPVEGTGVFAALATLGGTAAEAAPADAVTEVTYADGELRVTWTDGPTTVITFTPVSVRCE is encoded by the coding sequence ATGACGATCCCGTTCGAACTGCCGCAGGAGGACCGGAAGCTGAGCCCGGTCACGGGCTACACCCGGGCGCACTGGGAGGCCGTCGCCGACGGGCTGCTCGGCGCGGCATGGCGCTGGGCGACACCGCGCGGCGCACTGCTCGACCTGCCGGGGGCGCCGTCCGTGTCCGGGGTCCGTTCCGACGGCCTCGAAGGGTACGCGCGCACGTTGCTCGCGGCCGCGTTCCGGGTCGCGGGCGCCGACGGCAAGGATCCGCACGGCTGGCTCGACCGGTACGCGGAAGGGCTCGCCGCCGGCACGGCCACGCCGGGGCGGGACGACGCCGAGTCGTGGCCGCTGATCCTGGACCATCATGTGCAGGGCCAGCCGATGGTGGAGTCGGCGTCGGTCGCGCTCGGTCTGACGCTGACCCGGCGCTGGCTGTGGGACCGGCTCGACGACGGGGTGCGGGAGCGGACCGAGTCCTGGCTGCGCGGGGCGCTCACGCACACGCCCGCGCCGAACAACTGGTACCTCTTCCCGTTCACGGTCGCCTCGTTCCTGGAGGCGGTGGGCCGCGGCGACGCGGCGACGGCCCGGGCGAGGGAGCGCGCGCTCGGCCTGATGGAGACCTGGTACCGGGGTGACGGCTGGTACGCGGACGGGGACGGGCGGTCCTTCGACCACTACAACGGGTGGGCGCTGCACCTGTATCCGATGCTGCACGCCCATCTGTCGGGCGACGCGGAGCTCCTCGCCCGGTTCGGGCCGCGGCTGCGCGAGCACCTGGAGGGCTTCTCGCTGCTGTTCGCGGGCGACGGGGCGCCGGTGCACTTCGGGCGGTCGCTGACGTACCGGTTCGCGGCGACGGCGGCGGTCGGCGTGGGCGCGCTGACGGGGCACACGCCGCTCTCCCCCGGTGCGTCGCGGCGCCTGGCGAGCGGGAGCCTGCGGTACTTCCTCGACCGCGGTGCCGTCACCGACCAGGGCCTGCTGAGCCTCGGCTGGCACGGTCCGCACGCCGCCACGCTGCAGAACTACTCGGGGCCCGCGTCCCCGTACTGGGCGTCGAAGGGGTTCGTGGCGCTCCTCGCGCCCGAGGACCACCCGCTGTGGACGGCGACGGAGGAGGCGGCGCCGAGCGAGGGCCCCGACCGGGTGCTCGCTCTGCCGGCGCCGGGTCTGCTCGTGCAGTCGACCGGGGCCGACGGGATCGTGCGGCTGCACAACCACGGCAGCGACCAGATCCCGCCGCACGCGGGCGAGGCGGCGTCCCAGGAGGACGCCCACTACAGCCGGCACGCGTACTCCACGCACACCGGCCCCACCTCCCTCACGAACGTCCCCGACAACCACCTGGCGGTGGAGGTCGGCGGGGCCCGCAGTGTCCGCCGCCGCATCCTGCCGCTCGGCGCGGGCCACGGGGACGGCTGGGGCTGGGCCGCGTCCTGGCACCGCCCCGTGTTCCCGTCCGGCGCCCCGATGGTGCCCGGGCTGCGCGTGGAGAGCGTGACCGTGGCCCGGGGCCGGCACGAGCTGCGCGTGCACCGGGTCGTGGGCGCGCCGCCCGGCGCGCACGTCTCGCTGACCGGCTGGGCCACCGACGCGCTCGCCTCGGAATTGACCGGCCTGCACGGCTGGGCGGAGCGCGACGCGGTACGGGCTCCCCAGGGCACGGCGTACGAGCCGTGGGTACGGGTGCCACGCCTCACGGCGCCGGTCGAGGGCACCGGGGTCTTCGCGGCGCTCGCCACCCTGGGCGGGACGGCCGCCGAGGCCGCGCCAGCGGACGCCGTGACCGAGGTGACGTACGCGGACGGCGAGCTGCGCGTCACCTGGACGGACGGCCCGACAACCGTGATCACCTTCACGCCCGTGAGCGTGCGCTGCGAGTGA
- a CDS encoding MerR family transcriptional regulator — protein sequence MLIGEVARRSGVSARMLRHYESLGLVRPSGRTGSGYREYGAQDIRRIFHIESLRSLGLSLREIGRALDDPGFTPSALVGDLVRQTRERIAAETELLTRLRRIDAADPTGWEDVLQVVALLQALGSHSADARQRTALSSAGGVPVPVEALAEAALSETDPHVAGALRWALSRSGDGAAALLAEGLAAPAAAVRVRAVRALAELSGDAPVAHLREALADRDPEVSGCAALALGTRGAAEAVPTLVEMVVAGRNDTDAADALSALASDTVTADHIAARIVDRLGDEATGAPARGRLTQALAGLTGETASRALGELARDEDPAVALTATYLLRLRAAP from the coding sequence GTGCTGATCGGTGAGGTGGCGAGAAGGTCCGGCGTCAGTGCCCGCATGCTGCGGCACTACGAGTCCCTCGGGCTCGTGCGGCCTTCGGGCCGTACGGGTTCGGGCTACCGGGAGTACGGCGCGCAGGACATCCGGCGGATCTTCCACATCGAGAGCCTGCGGTCCCTGGGCCTGTCGTTGCGGGAGATCGGGCGCGCGCTCGACGACCCCGGTTTCACTCCCTCGGCGCTCGTCGGCGATCTCGTGCGGCAGACCCGGGAGCGCATCGCGGCCGAGACCGAACTGCTCACGCGGCTGCGGCGGATCGATGCCGCTGACCCCACCGGCTGGGAGGACGTCCTCCAGGTCGTGGCGCTTCTCCAGGCCCTGGGGTCGCACAGCGCCGACGCCCGTCAGCGCACGGCCCTGTCCTCGGCAGGCGGGGTTCCAGTGCCGGTGGAAGCGCTGGCGGAGGCGGCGCTGAGCGAGACGGATCCGCACGTCGCCGGGGCCCTCCGGTGGGCGCTGTCGCGTTCGGGCGACGGCGCCGCCGCGCTCCTCGCGGAGGGCCTCGCCGCTCCCGCCGCCGCGGTGCGTGTACGGGCCGTCCGGGCGCTCGCCGAGCTGTCCGGGGACGCACCGGTCGCGCATCTGCGGGAGGCTCTCGCGGACCGGGACCCGGAGGTCAGCGGGTGCGCGGCGCTGGCGCTCGGGACGCGTGGGGCGGCCGAGGCGGTCCCGACCCTCGTCGAGATGGTCGTGGCGGGCCGGAACGACACCGACGCGGCCGACGCGCTGAGCGCGCTGGCGAGCGACACGGTGACGGCCGATCACATCGCGGCACGGATCGTCGACCGGCTCGGGGACGAGGCCACGGGAGCGCCCGCGCGCGGCCGGCTGACCCAGGCGCTCGCGGGCCTCACCGGGGAGACGGCGTCGCGGGCTCTCGGGGAACTGGCCCGGGACGAGGATCCCGCGGTCGCCCTGACCGCCACCTATCTCCTGCGGCTGCGCGCCGCGCCGTGA
- a CDS encoding MarR family winged helix-turn-helix transcriptional regulator: MPGTQGRTAEDPPTERIAADLATAVGRLARRLRTASPDSLLTPTQRTVMARLAMEGPATTAALARAEYVRPQSMRLTVGALEERGLVSRAPDPDDGRQSVVSVTEEGRAVLDEVRAAKHGWLAGAVDAALDADERRTLAEAISLMERLTGK; encoded by the coding sequence ATGCCAGGAACGCAGGGCCGCACGGCCGAGGACCCGCCCACCGAGCGGATCGCCGCCGACCTCGCGACCGCCGTGGGCCGGCTGGCCCGCCGCCTGCGCACCGCGTCGCCCGACAGCCTCCTCACCCCGACCCAGCGCACCGTCATGGCCCGGCTCGCCATGGAAGGCCCGGCGACGACCGCCGCGCTCGCCCGCGCCGAGTACGTACGCCCCCAGTCCATGCGGCTCACCGTCGGAGCGCTGGAGGAGCGCGGCCTCGTGTCGCGCGCGCCCGATCCGGACGACGGACGGCAGTCGGTCGTGTCGGTGACCGAAGAGGGCCGCGCCGTCCTCGACGAGGTCCGCGCCGCCAAGCACGGCTGGCTGGCCGGAGCGGTGGACGCGGCCCTCGACGCGGACGAGCGCCGCACCCTCGCCGAGGCGATCTCCCTGATGGAACGGCTCACGGGCAAGTAG
- a CDS encoding slipin family protein — MVQELVVAGAAAVSACMVYVAAAARVVKQYERGVVFRLGRLSGGVREPGFTMVVPGVDRLRKVNMQIVTMPVPAQEGITRDNVTVRVDAVVYFKVVDAANAVIEVEDYRFAVSQMAQTSLRSIIGKSDLDDLLSNREKLNQGLELMIDSPAIGWGVQIDRVEIKDVSLPDTMKRSMARQAEADRERRARVINADAELQASKKLAEAAKEMAEQPAALQLRLLQTVVAVAAEKNSTLVLPFPVELLRFLERAAQQQPALSEPQSPPPAQPSPPPEVEP; from the coding sequence ATGGTCCAGGAACTCGTCGTGGCGGGTGCGGCCGCGGTGTCCGCCTGCATGGTGTACGTGGCGGCCGCGGCCCGCGTGGTGAAGCAGTACGAGCGCGGTGTCGTGTTCCGGCTCGGCAGACTGTCCGGCGGGGTCCGGGAGCCCGGGTTCACGATGGTCGTGCCCGGCGTCGACCGGCTGCGCAAGGTGAACATGCAGATCGTCACGATGCCGGTGCCGGCCCAGGAAGGAATCACGCGGGACAACGTGACGGTGCGCGTCGACGCCGTCGTCTACTTCAAGGTCGTGGACGCGGCGAACGCGGTGATCGAGGTCGAGGACTACCGGTTCGCGGTCTCGCAGATGGCGCAGACCTCGCTGCGGTCCATCATCGGCAAGAGCGACCTCGACGACCTCCTGTCGAACCGGGAGAAGCTGAACCAGGGCCTGGAGCTGATGATCGACAGTCCGGCGATCGGGTGGGGCGTGCAGATCGACCGGGTGGAGATCAAGGACGTGTCGCTGCCCGACACCATGAAGCGGTCGATGGCCCGGCAGGCCGAGGCCGACCGGGAGCGCCGGGCACGAGTCATCAACGCGGACGCGGAGCTCCAGGCGTCGAAGAAGCTGGCCGAGGCCGCCAAGGAGATGGCGGAGCAGCCCGCCGCGCTCCAGCTCAGGCTGCTGCAGACCGTGGTCGCCGTCGCGGCCGAGAAGAACTCGACTCTGGTGCTGCCGTTCCCGGTGGAGCTGCTGCGGTTCCTGGAGCGGGCGGCTCAGCAGCAACCCGCTCTGTCCGAGCCGCAGTCGCCGCCTCCCGCACAGCCGTCTCCGCCGCCCGAGGTCGAACCGTAG
- a CDS encoding DUF1330 domain-containing protein — protein MPKGYWVSVYRTIADPEKLAAYDKLAAPAVRAGGGRVLTRGGRVVTHDAGIAERAILIEFDSFEQAVAARESAAYQEALAVLADGVERDFRIVEGID, from the coding sequence ATGCCCAAGGGCTACTGGGTCAGCGTCTACCGCACCATCGCGGACCCGGAGAAGCTGGCCGCCTACGACAAGCTCGCTGCCCCGGCCGTCCGGGCCGGGGGAGGCCGGGTTCTCACCCGTGGCGGCCGGGTCGTGACGCACGACGCCGGAATCGCCGAGCGCGCCATTCTGATCGAGTTCGACAGCTTCGAGCAGGCTGTCGCGGCGCGCGAGAGCGCGGCCTACCAGGAGGCGCTGGCCGTCCTCGCCGACGGAGTCGAGCGAGACTTCCGCATCGTCGAAGGCATCGACTGA
- a CDS encoding putative protein N(5)-glutamine methyltransferase yields MSDPLLLLPGADRVVSALRAAGCVFAEDEARILLSTARDDAELAAMVERRAAGLPLEHVVGWAEFCGLRVEVDPGVFVPRRRTEFLARQAAARTAAGAVVVDLCCGTGAVAAFLAGRSPARLVAADLDPAAVRCARRNLAPLGGEVHEGDLYDPLPRSLAGRVDILIANGPYVPTEDIPLLPPEARDHERRMALDGGTDGLDILRRVAVEARTWLAPGGWAFMETSARQSDAALRAVTDAGLHPTLAEDEDLAATVIIATAR; encoded by the coding sequence ATGTCTGATCCGCTCCTCCTGCTGCCCGGCGCCGACCGGGTGGTGTCCGCGCTCCGCGCCGCCGGCTGCGTCTTCGCCGAGGACGAAGCACGCATCCTGTTGTCCACCGCCCGCGACGACGCCGAACTGGCCGCCATGGTGGAACGCCGGGCCGCCGGGCTCCCGCTGGAGCACGTCGTCGGCTGGGCCGAGTTCTGCGGTCTGCGCGTCGAGGTCGACCCCGGCGTCTTCGTGCCGCGCCGCCGCACCGAGTTCCTGGCCCGTCAGGCCGCGGCCCGCACGGCGGCCGGGGCCGTGGTCGTCGACCTGTGCTGCGGCACGGGCGCCGTCGCCGCGTTCCTCGCCGGGCGCAGCCCCGCGCGGCTCGTCGCGGCGGACCTGGACCCGGCGGCCGTGCGCTGCGCCCGCCGCAACCTCGCCCCGCTCGGCGGCGAGGTCCACGAGGGCGACCTGTACGACCCGCTGCCCCGTTCCCTCGCCGGCCGCGTCGACATCCTCATCGCCAACGGCCCCTACGTCCCCACCGAAGACATCCCCCTGCTCCCGCCGGAGGCCCGCGACCACGAGCGTCGCATGGCCCTGGACGGCGGCACCGACGGTCTCGACATCCTCCGCCGCGTCGCCGTGGAGGCCCGCACCTGGCTGGCCCCCGGAGGCTGGGCGTTCATGGAGACCAGCGCCCGCCAGTCCGACGCGGCGCTGCGGGCGGTCACGGACGCGGGTCTCCACCCCACCCTCGCCGAGGACGAGGACCTCGCCGCCACCGTGATCATCGCCACCGCGCGCTGA